In the Candidatus Saccharibacteria bacterium oral taxon 488 genome, one interval contains:
- a CDS encoding ATP-dependent helicase, whose protein sequence is MDFDTRYATLNANQRQAVDYIHGSLLVIAGPGTGKTELLSMRTAQILRQTDTLPDSILCLTFTESGAANMRQRLRQIIGEDAYKIAIHTFHSFGTEIINQHRQYFFHGADSQPADELTQHQIVTGILEGLDWRNPLSVKNNGEFVYTNELIRVISEFKQSGLTPAELRLVMADNQRVIADITADIQQVFATKISKKTVELFAPLAEKIAHHVAATTVKTSENPAGSAPRDAAAAAKSSAHLPPSITPYAQVLALSIAHAAQEAIDANSTKPLTAWKNKWCEKNAAGEFVLKDFAASEKLSAAIDVYEAYGDVLAERSLFDYDDMILSVIQACKAHPELRANLQEQYQFIMVDEFQDTNLAQLRLLFDLTGDEDNPNIMAVGDDDQAIFSFQGADVGNIQRFRQHYHDPKIIVLTDNYRSAADILTAARGVITQGADRLENTIEGLSKQLTAHASGSGARVEIQEFASVSEERAGVAQQIAEMIKRGEDPAHITVIARHHKELIELLPYLYRQNLTVNYERHDDILEQNIIQALDKLARVVMAIHQNNLDAANSLLPEVIAHPAFGFSALDIWRLSLHAYNHRQLWLESMLANNTFRPFGEWLLERAKDVPNLPLEEQLDKLLGLEMGAGITPIDSVQRPSPERPQTPGAKRGVDRDSSGTHSSKEFLQSAGEEPLLGLCTATIARASSDARSEKRSPSKGSSLNSLAAHYFSPDNLAQNPDAYLTTLESLRTLRQKLRDRSTDAAPTLADFLEFIDLYRSTKTRLTHIRPQASALCGAINLMTAHKSKGLEFPHVFVVGAIDSAWGEKVRSRSRLIRYPANLQLQPAGASYDERLRLFFVAMTRAKTTLTMTYSQTNDAGSDTMISSFLTDHTPTIIPAADTPAAQITVAHTDWSTRLSTPITAELKDVLAPTLETYKLSITHLNNFLDVSRGGPQNFLLNNLLRFPSAKSPAASYGTAIHASLQQLHNLLRADHRLPPTERILHYFRTSLEAQHLPPDDFALYLDKGTAALTAFLDAKSSDFHDTELAELDFAHQGIVVGGARLTGKLDVADIDKNNKTIFVTDYKTGKPSHSWKGISDYEKIKLHKYRQQLMFYQLLVTSSRDYGNFTFTGARLQFVEPDIKTGDILSLEDTFSEEALAEFARLVGIVWRKITTLELPDISEYSADYKGMVQFENDLLAEAE, encoded by the coding sequence ATGGATTTTGACACTCGCTACGCCACGCTGAACGCCAATCAGCGCCAGGCGGTCGATTATATTCACGGCTCGCTCCTAGTGATCGCCGGGCCGGGCACGGGCAAGACCGAGCTGCTGAGCATGCGCACCGCCCAGATTTTGCGCCAGACTGATACACTGCCGGATAGTATTTTGTGCCTCACCTTTACCGAGAGCGGCGCTGCCAACATGCGCCAACGCCTGCGCCAGATCATCGGTGAGGACGCCTATAAAATTGCCATTCACACTTTCCACAGCTTTGGCACGGAGATTATCAATCAGCACCGGCAGTATTTTTTTCACGGCGCCGATAGTCAGCCGGCGGACGAGCTGACGCAGCACCAAATCGTGACGGGGATCCTGGAGGGGCTTGATTGGCGTAATCCGCTGAGCGTTAAAAACAACGGCGAATTCGTCTACACCAACGAATTAATCCGAGTTATTTCCGAGTTCAAGCAGAGCGGCCTCACGCCGGCGGAACTAAGGCTAGTAATGGCCGATAACCAGCGCGTCATCGCCGACATTACCGCTGACATCCAGCAAGTGTTTGCTACCAAAATTTCTAAAAAAACCGTCGAATTATTTGCACCGCTGGCAGAGAAAATCGCTCATCACGTCGCCGCAACCACTGTAAAAACCTCCGAAAACCCTGCCGGTTCAGCGCCCCGCGACGCCGCGGCCGCCGCCAAAAGTTCCGCTCATTTGCCGCCATCCATCACCCCGTATGCCCAAGTTCTGGCGCTCAGCATCGCCCACGCGGCCCAAGAGGCCATCGACGCCAACTCCACCAAACCGCTGACCGCCTGGAAAAATAAATGGTGCGAAAAAAACGCCGCCGGCGAGTTTGTCCTCAAAGATTTCGCTGCCAGCGAGAAATTATCCGCCGCCATTGACGTCTACGAAGCATACGGCGACGTGCTGGCCGAGCGCTCGCTGTTTGATTACGATGACATGATTTTGTCCGTCATTCAAGCCTGCAAAGCCCACCCGGAACTGCGCGCCAACCTCCAGGAGCAATATCAATTCATCATGGTCGACGAATTTCAAGACACCAACCTAGCGCAGTTGCGGCTGCTGTTTGACCTGACTGGCGATGAGGACAATCCCAACATCATGGCGGTCGGCGACGACGACCAGGCGATTTTCAGTTTTCAGGGCGCGGATGTTGGCAATATCCAGCGCTTCCGCCAGCACTATCACGACCCGAAAATCATCGTGCTGACGGACAATTATCGCTCGGCGGCTGACATCCTGACGGCGGCGCGCGGAGTGATTACCCAGGGGGCGGATCGCCTGGAGAACACCATTGAAGGCCTGTCAAAGCAGTTGACCGCGCATGCGTCTGGTAGCGGCGCGCGGGTTGAAATCCAGGAATTTGCCTCGGTGAGCGAGGAGCGGGCAGGGGTGGCACAGCAAATTGCCGAGATGATCAAACGCGGCGAAGACCCAGCGCACATCACCGTCATCGCCCGCCATCACAAGGAGCTGATCGAGCTGCTGCCGTATCTGTACCGCCAAAACCTGACGGTTAATTACGAGCGGCACGACGATATTTTAGAGCAAAACATCATTCAGGCGCTGGACAAGCTGGCGCGGGTGGTCATGGCGATTCATCAAAACAACCTCGACGCCGCCAACAGCTTACTACCAGAGGTCATCGCCCATCCGGCGTTTGGCTTTTCAGCGCTGGATATCTGGCGATTAAGTCTCCACGCTTATAACCATCGGCAGCTGTGGCTGGAGAGCATGCTGGCGAATAACACTTTTCGACCGTTTGGCGAGTGGCTGCTGGAGCGGGCGAAGGACGTGCCAAATCTGCCGCTGGAGGAGCAGCTGGACAAGTTGTTGGGGCTAGAGATGGGTGCTGGAATTACTCCAATCGACTCCGTGCAGCGACCATCGCCCGAGCGTCCTCAGACGCCCGGCGCGAAAAGAGGAGTCGATAGAGATAGTTCCGGCACTCATTCTAGCAAGGAATTCTTGCAATCAGCCGGCGAAGAGCCTTTGCTGGGACTCTGTACAGCGACCATCGCCCGAGCGTCCTCAGACGCCCGGAGCGAAAAGAGGAGTCCTAGTAAAGGTTCTTCGCTTAATTCTCTCGCCGCCCACTACTTCTCACCTGACAACCTCGCTCAAAACCCCGATGCCTACCTGACCACGCTCGAGAGCCTGCGCACGCTGCGCCAAAAATTACGTGACCGCTCTACCGACGCGGCCCCGACGCTGGCGGACTTTTTAGAGTTCATCGACCTGTACCGCTCGACCAAAACCCGCCTGACGCATATCCGTCCCCAGGCCAGCGCCCTCTGCGGCGCCATCAACCTGATGACCGCCCACAAATCCAAGGGCCTGGAGTTCCCGCACGTCTTCGTCGTCGGGGCAATCGACAGCGCGTGGGGCGAGAAGGTCCGCTCGCGCTCGCGGCTGATTCGCTATCCCGCCAACCTCCAACTCCAACCCGCTGGCGCCAGCTACGACGAACGGCTGCGGCTATTCTTCGTGGCGATGACCCGCGCCAAAACCACCTTGACCATGACCTATTCTCAGACCAACGACGCCGGCAGCGACACCATGATCTCCAGCTTCCTGACCGACCACACGCCGACGATTATCCCCGCCGCCGACACGCCCGCGGCGCAAATTACCGTGGCGCACACCGACTGGAGCACGCGGCTGAGCACACCGATTACCGCGGAGCTCAAGGATGTACTAGCGCCAACCTTAGAAACCTACAAACTTTCCATCACGCATCTCAATAATTTCCTCGACGTCTCGCGTGGCGGCCCGCAGAACTTTTTGTTGAATAATCTGCTGCGCTTTCCGTCCGCCAAAAGCCCCGCCGCCAGCTATGGCACCGCCATTCACGCCAGTCTTCAGCAGCTGCACAATCTGCTGCGCGCCGACCACCGCCTACCGCCTACCGAGCGCATTCTCCACTATTTCCGCACGTCGCTCGAGGCCCAGCACCTGCCGCCCGACGATTTTGCGCTATATCTGGACAAAGGCACGGCGGCGCTGACGGCGTTTCTGGACGCCAAATCGTCCGATTTTCATGACACGGAGCTGGCGGAACTCGATTTCGCTCATCAAGGCATCGTCGTTGGCGGCGCGCGCCTGACTGGCAAGCTGGACGTCGCTGATATTGATAAGAATAATAAAACCATATTCGTGACCGATTACAAGACCGGCAAGCCGTCGCACTCCTGGAAGGGCATATCTGACTATGAAAAAATCAAGCTTCACAAATACCGCCAGCAGCTGATGTTTTATCAACTCTTGGTCACGTCATCACGCGATTATGGCAATTTCACCTTCACCGGCGCCCGCCTGCAGTTCGTCGAGCCGGACATAAAAACTGGCGATATCCTCAGTTTGGAAGACACATTCTCTGAGGAAGCATTGGCTGAATTTGCGCGGCTTGTCGGCATCGTCTGGCGGAAGATCACCACTCTGGAACTGCCGGATATTTCTGAGTATTCGGCGGATTATAAGGGGATGGTGCAGTTTGAGAATGATTTGTTGGCAGAGGCAGAGTAG
- a CDS encoding tRNA-dihydrouridine synthase family protein: protein MTCWDNLPQPFFILAPMEAVTDVVFRHVVKQAGAPDVFFTEFANATGWVHAGDKAIAGRLVKTDDEHPLVAQIWGGEPGDMEQFASHCARLGFDGIDINMGCPAKSAIKSGGAALIRRPDIAVAAIQAAKTAGLPVSVKTRLGYSQVDEWHDWIATLLQQDLANLTIHLRTKKEMSKVPAHYELIDDIIALRNDIAPQTLLTINGDIRDRAHGLELVRQHPGVNGIMIGRGIFSDPFCFACTGAWTSQKIIRDPRKVAQIFSEMPLAPDVPAPTTRSRQISGGDLSEEKYASNQNDTPFTNALEHKSELIALLHYHLDLFDHYQPTLGHPFETLKRFFKIYIRDFDGAKELRDQLMHTKNTDEVRQILEKYNTYDIIET from the coding sequence ATGACATGCTGGGACAATCTACCGCAGCCATTTTTCATCTTGGCGCCCATGGAAGCCGTCACTGACGTAGTGTTTCGCCATGTCGTGAAACAGGCGGGCGCGCCCGACGTGTTTTTCACCGAATTCGCCAATGCCACCGGTTGGGTGCACGCTGGTGACAAGGCCATCGCCGGGCGGCTGGTCAAAACCGATGATGAGCATCCACTAGTCGCCCAAATCTGGGGCGGCGAGCCGGGTGATATGGAGCAATTTGCCAGCCATTGCGCCAGGCTCGGTTTTGACGGCATCGACATCAATATGGGTTGTCCCGCCAAATCTGCTATCAAGTCAGGCGGGGCCGCACTGATCCGTCGTCCAGACATCGCCGTAGCTGCCATCCAAGCCGCCAAAACCGCCGGGCTGCCGGTCAGCGTCAAAACCCGCCTAGGTTACAGCCAGGTCGACGAGTGGCACGACTGGATTGCAACATTGTTACAACAAGACCTCGCCAACCTAACTATCCACTTGCGCACCAAAAAAGAAATGAGCAAAGTCCCAGCGCACTACGAGCTCATCGACGATATCATCGCCTTACGCAACGACATCGCCCCGCAAACGCTGCTAACCATCAACGGCGACATCCGCGACCGAGCCCATGGTCTAGAACTAGTCCGTCAACATCCCGGTGTCAACGGCATCATGATCGGGCGGGGAATTTTCAGCGATCCGTTTTGCTTTGCCTGTACCGGCGCTTGGACATCTCAGAAAATAATCCGGGACCCACGTAAAGTTGCCCAGATTTTTTCTGAGATGCCGCTCGCGCCAGATGTACCAGCACCGACGACACGCTCACGCCAAATCTCCGGTGGAGATTTAAGCGAAGAAAAGTACGCTTCAAATCAGAACGATACGCCGTTCACCAATGCTTTAGAACACAAATCTGAACTAATCGCCTTATTACATTACCATCTCGACCTCTTTGACCACTACCAACCAACCCTCGGCCACCCCTTTGAAACCCTGAAACGCTTCTTCAAAATCTACATCCGCGACTTCGACGGCGCCAAGGAGCTACGCGACCAATTAATGCACACCAAAAACACCGACGAAGTTCGCCAGATACTTGAAAAATATAATACTTATGATATAATAGAAACATGA
- a CDS encoding NUDIX domain-containing protein codes for MMNNTTLFVSTVVVKDGKLLVVQEGKDNYGQLGTWNFPAGHVEPGEGLVEAAVREAKEESGYTVAIDGVLSVLLKNTDSGSSLVVFFLGHIADDYPAPREEGIQQVDLVTLEALEKLNLRFPDDMIEPARRALSDKSYSLDIIMDYQEA; via the coding sequence ATGATGAATAACACAACCCTATTCGTCAGTACTGTTGTCGTAAAAGACGGCAAGCTATTGGTTGTTCAGGAGGGCAAAGATAACTACGGGCAATTAGGCACGTGGAATTTTCCGGCGGGACATGTCGAGCCGGGCGAAGGCTTGGTGGAGGCGGCGGTACGCGAAGCGAAGGAAGAGTCTGGCTACACAGTTGCAATTGACGGTGTTCTGTCGGTGCTGTTGAAAAATACTGATTCTGGCAGCTCGCTGGTTGTGTTTTTTCTGGGACACATTGCCGATGATTATCCTGCCCCGCGCGAAGAAGGAATCCAGCAGGTTGACCTCGTGACGTTAGAGGCTTTAGAGAAGCTAAACTTGCGTTTTCCTGATGATATGATAGAACCAGCTCGTCGAGCGCTGTCGGATAAGAGTTATTCTTTGGATATAATTATGGATTATCAGGAGGCGTAG
- a CDS encoding HAD family hydrolase: MRDYLDIIKRNLLSPIVLAIFLLAGALIYVREYRDAWFISVVIVVNSLIGIVQEIRAKRVLHRLELMSAPRARVLRDGQAVEVPYDSLVVGDEIILRAGDELPADATVTVSKGLELNESMLTGESAAVEKAAGDTVLAATTVLAGEGTARVTAVGDQTKAGAISQVLKRYKPELTPLQRAIWRAITFLTYGAIVLAALIFTVYYLSGDNVVIILKTITSAAVTVVPEGLLLASSLLLAFGSLRLAQAKVLPQKLAAIEAMALLNLLAVDKTGTLTSDEVTLERVVAFDESGVSTNSATAASEKLHAARPLVARVPDFSESAVASFAALVAHETSGGNITGQAILAEITPPKHADIIEVMAFSSARKMAGVRAKVDGTVRTLMMGAPEFVAKLAPVDAMLQRQLDEWADSGLRVLMLAEFDDETTKLKDLPDGSGRAIGAVILRNSLRDGVIDTVKFLQEQGVVIRVISGDNPRTVQHIARQAGIDNPDKAILGSALAGLSDKAFDKAADEHTIFARVLPEQKERLIAHFKQSGKFTGMVGDGVNDALALKKSDLGVAMYAGAPASRRVADIILLNNSFTSLPIGMKLGNRIMQAIEVIATLFFHKIIYGVVLLLSTMLVGLNYPYAPRHITFLNIFLVTMPTIMWTLFPPRPRHRVNPAHFWRDTLQAVAPIALLTGLTVAFTYWSGVTLHPHQAAEAATMTVLTATFFGIYLVFLVGPMLGVVLDKRAHLARMLYMAGVLFVTLVSFGVEPLRQFFDFTMPNVALLWPGIAVVVPVALAQWWLARRAGRKFADMVEAADERIQTDHPE; encoded by the coding sequence ATGCGAGATTATCTGGATATTATCAAGAGAAATTTACTATCGCCGATTGTGCTAGCGATTTTCCTGCTGGCCGGGGCACTGATTTATGTGCGCGAGTACCGGGATGCTTGGTTTATCTCGGTGGTGATTGTGGTCAATTCGCTGATCGGCATCGTGCAGGAAATTCGTGCCAAGCGGGTGCTGCACCGGCTGGAGCTGATGAGTGCGCCCAGGGCGCGGGTGCTGCGTGATGGTCAGGCGGTGGAGGTGCCATATGATTCGCTGGTGGTGGGCGATGAGATTATCCTACGGGCTGGTGATGAGCTGCCGGCGGACGCGACAGTGACGGTGTCGAAGGGTTTGGAGCTGAATGAAAGCATGCTCACTGGCGAGTCAGCGGCGGTCGAGAAAGCGGCTGGTGACACGGTGCTGGCGGCAACCACGGTGCTGGCGGGCGAAGGTACGGCGCGGGTCACGGCGGTCGGCGACCAGACAAAAGCCGGCGCCATCAGCCAAGTTCTGAAACGCTACAAGCCGGAGCTGACGCCGCTCCAGCGAGCGATTTGGCGGGCAATTACCTTCTTGACATACGGCGCGATTGTGTTAGCGGCGCTGATTTTTACCGTGTACTATTTGTCGGGTGATAATGTGGTGATTATCCTCAAGACGATTACTTCGGCGGCGGTGACGGTGGTGCCGGAAGGGCTGCTGCTGGCTAGTTCCCTGCTGCTGGCGTTCGGCTCGCTGCGGCTGGCGCAGGCCAAGGTATTGCCGCAGAAATTGGCGGCGATTGAGGCAATGGCGCTGCTCAATTTACTAGCGGTGGACAAGACTGGCACGCTGACCAGCGACGAGGTGACGCTGGAGCGGGTGGTGGCGTTTGATGAGTCGGGTGTATCGACAAACTCGGCGACAGCTGCCTCAGAAAAGCTACACGCCGCGCGCCCGTTGGTCGCTCGGGTTCCGGATTTTTCTGAGTCAGCTGTTGCCTCTTTCGCTGCCCTCGTCGCTCACGAAACAAGTGGCGGCAATATCACCGGGCAGGCGATCCTCGCGGAAATCACGCCGCCCAAGCACGCAGACATCATCGAGGTGATGGCCTTTTCTTCGGCGCGCAAGATGGCGGGCGTCCGGGCCAAGGTCGACGGCACGGTGCGGACATTGATGATGGGAGCACCGGAGTTTGTGGCCAAGCTAGCGCCGGTTGACGCCATGTTGCAGCGCCAGCTGGACGAGTGGGCAGACAGCGGCCTACGGGTGCTGATGCTGGCGGAGTTTGATGACGAAACGACGAAGTTGAAGGATCTGCCGGATGGTTCTGGGCGGGCGATTGGCGCGGTGATTTTACGTAATTCCCTGCGCGACGGCGTGATTGATACGGTCAAATTCCTCCAGGAGCAAGGCGTAGTCATCCGGGTGATCTCTGGCGACAATCCGCGCACCGTTCAGCACATCGCGCGCCAGGCGGGCATTGATAATCCAGACAAGGCTATCCTCGGCTCGGCGCTGGCGGGTCTCAGCGACAAAGCCTTCGACAAGGCTGCTGATGAACACACGATTTTTGCCCGTGTGCTGCCAGAGCAAAAGGAGCGGCTGATCGCTCATTTCAAGCAGTCCGGCAAGTTCACCGGCATGGTCGGCGACGGCGTCAACGACGCGCTGGCGCTGAAAAAATCCGACCTCGGCGTGGCGATGTACGCGGGCGCTCCGGCGTCGCGGCGGGTGGCGGACATCATTTTATTGAATAATTCATTCACCTCTCTGCCGATTGGCATGAAGCTGGGCAATCGGATCATGCAAGCGATTGAAGTGATCGCTACTCTGTTCTTCCATAAGATTATTTACGGCGTGGTGCTGCTACTAAGTACCATGCTGGTCGGGTTGAATTATCCGTACGCGCCGCGGCACATCACGTTCCTCAATATTTTCCTGGTGACCATGCCGACGATCATGTGGACACTGTTTCCGCCGCGTCCGCGCCACCGGGTTAATCCAGCGCATTTCTGGCGAGACACTCTGCAGGCGGTGGCGCCGATCGCGCTGCTGACGGGCCTCACCGTGGCCTTTACCTACTGGTCGGGCGTAACGCTGCACCCACATCAAGCGGCCGAGGCGGCGACGATGACGGTTCTGACGGCGACGTTCTTTGGGATTTATCTGGTATTTTTGGTCGGGCCGATGCTCGGCGTAGTCCTCGATAAGCGGGCGCACCTGGCGCGGATGCTGTATATGGCGGGAGTGTTGTTTGTTACCTTGGTGAGTTTTGGTGTCGAGCCGCTCAGGCAGTTCTTTGACTTTACTATGCCAAATGTTGCCCTGCTCTGGCCGGGCATCGCCGTGGTCGTTCCCGTCGCCCTGGCCCAGTGGTGGCTGGCCCGCCGCGCTGGTCGGAAGTTTGCTGATATGGTAGAGGCGGCCGACGAGCGGATACAGACGGACCACCCAGAATGA
- the atpG gene encoding ATP synthase F1 subunit gamma: protein MPSTRALKNRIRSVDSTKQITKAMQLVAASKMRRSQEADKASAPYTMAAEELLSYLASQGATDNHPLFKRRKITKRLIIVIASDKGLAGAYNTNVLKKYLELLKRDDERGIENLTLTIGRRASQFASRLKDTKIIGTYEDLPDQPSGLTFHTILNTAISMFENGEVDAVTLVYTRFVNSMVQTAELSRLLPAGTKALIDPSEVSNTVSDAKYEPSIPEVLDAVANRLTGARLLQALLDARASEHSMRMMAMKNATDNASDLVDDLTLAMNKARQGAITQELAEISGGVEAMEQ, encoded by the coding sequence CGTATTCGCTCGGTGGACTCGACCAAGCAAATCACCAAGGCGATGCAGTTGGTGGCCGCCAGCAAGATGCGTCGTTCGCAAGAAGCGGACAAGGCCTCGGCTCCCTACACTATGGCAGCCGAGGAGCTGCTGAGCTACTTGGCGAGTCAAGGTGCGACGGATAATCATCCGCTGTTCAAACGCCGCAAAATTACCAAGCGTCTAATCATCGTCATTGCCAGCGACAAGGGTCTGGCTGGCGCATATAACACCAATGTTTTGAAGAAATATCTGGAGCTGCTGAAGCGTGATGATGAGCGCGGCATCGAGAACTTGACCTTGACTATCGGCCGTCGGGCTTCGCAATTTGCCTCGCGCCTGAAGGATACGAAGATTATCGGTACGTACGAGGACCTGCCAGATCAGCCGTCTGGACTCACCTTTCACACGATTTTGAATACCGCCATTAGCATGTTTGAGAATGGCGAGGTTGACGCGGTGACGCTGGTGTACACGCGGTTTGTCAATAGTATGGTGCAGACGGCGGAGCTGTCGCGCTTGCTGCCGGCGGGTACTAAAGCCTTGATCGACCCAAGTGAAGTCTCGAACACGGTTTCTGATGCCAAGTACGAGCCGAGCATTCCAGAGGTGCTGGACGCCGTGGCGAATCGTTTGACGGGCGCGCGATTATTGCAAGCGTTGCTGGACGCTCGCGCCAGTGAGCACTCTATGCGGATGATGGCTATGAAGAATGCGACGGATAATGCTTCTGACCTGGTGGATGATCTGACCTTGGCGATGAACAAAGCTCGCCAAGGTGCGATCACTCAGGAGTTGGCAGAAATTTCCGGTGGCGTGGAGGCGATGGAACAATGA
- the atpC gene encoding ATP synthase F1 subunit epsilon, translated as MNLKLVTLGGVKLEEAVYSVTIPTIDGEISVLPSHEPLVTVAKDGVITVRRRQEDPDNQLEYFAISGGVVKIDYSSVQILVDEADHGDDIIEAETQAALERAIKARDEAGDQVEREKAKQLIDRHMVRLKVADLHRRKRRQH; from the coding sequence ATGAATCTAAAGCTGGTAACGCTCGGTGGTGTCAAGCTGGAAGAAGCGGTCTATTCGGTGACTATTCCGACGATTGATGGCGAGATTTCGGTGCTGCCGAGCCACGAGCCGCTGGTGACGGTGGCCAAGGACGGCGTGATCACCGTACGCCGGCGTCAAGAAGACCCCGACAATCAGTTGGAGTATTTCGCAATCTCCGGCGGCGTGGTGAAAATTGATTATTCATCGGTGCAGATCCTGGTGGACGAAGCGGATCATGGCGACGACATCATCGAGGCGGAAACGCAGGCGGCCCTGGAGCGCGCCATCAAGGCCCGCGACGAAGCCGGCGACCAAGTCGAGCGCGAAAAAGCCAAACAGCTCATCGACCGGCACATGGTGCGGCTAAAGGTAGCGGATTTGCATCGGCGCAAGCGACGACAGCATTAG
- the atpD gene encoding F0F1 ATP synthase subunit beta produces the protein MSKTLGKIIQIVGVVVDVEFPRDVKLPAIYDALHVKNDKETLVLEVAQHLDEHTVRTIALSSTDGLARGAEVVATGAPISVPVGAETQGRMFNVVGEAIDEKPQPKGKTAPIHRPAPDLSEQSNKTEILETGIKVVDLIAPLAKGGKAGLFAGAGVGKTVLITELINNIAKFHSGNSVFAGVGERTREGNDLYYEMEEAGVLDKTSLVFGQMNEPPGARLRVALSGLAMAEAFRDEGKDVLLFIDNIYRYTQAGAEVSALLGRLPSAVGYQPNLQQEMGALQERITSTKKGSITSVQAVYVPADDLTDPAPATTFAHLDATIVMNRALTEIGIYPAVDVLDSSSSSLDSEIVGEEHYRVAREVQRVLQQYKELQDIIAILGMEELSDDQKQIVARARRIQRFLAQPFHVAEKFTGNPGVYVKLEDTIRDAADILAGKYDDKPESWFYMVQGTLSDQVARDAERAKQPEAKKD, from the coding sequence ATGAGTAAAACACTAGGAAAAATTATTCAAATCGTTGGCGTGGTGGTCGATGTGGAGTTTCCACGCGATGTTAAATTGCCGGCAATTTATGACGCGTTGCATGTCAAGAATGATAAAGAGACGCTGGTGTTGGAAGTAGCGCAGCACCTCGACGAGCACACCGTGCGGACGATTGCTCTGTCGTCGACCGACGGCTTGGCTCGCGGTGCGGAAGTGGTGGCGACTGGTGCGCCGATTTCTGTGCCGGTGGGCGCCGAGACTCAGGGGCGCATGTTCAACGTGGTTGGTGAAGCGATTGACGAGAAACCCCAACCAAAGGGTAAAACCGCGCCGATTCACCGCCCCGCTCCAGATCTGAGTGAGCAATCGAACAAGACAGAGATTTTGGAAACTGGAATTAAGGTTGTTGACCTCATCGCGCCGCTAGCCAAAGGTGGTAAAGCTGGTCTGTTCGCCGGCGCTGGTGTTGGTAAAACCGTCCTGATCACCGAGCTGATCAACAACATTGCCAAGTTCCACTCTGGTAACTCGGTGTTTGCCGGTGTTGGTGAGCGTACTCGTGAAGGAAATGACCTGTACTATGAGATGGAAGAAGCCGGCGTGCTGGACAAGACCTCGCTGGTGTTTGGTCAGATGAACGAGCCACCTGGAGCACGTTTGCGCGTGGCATTGTCGGGTCTGGCGATGGCCGAAGCCTTTCGTGACGAAGGCAAAGACGTGCTGCTGTTTATCGATAATATTTACCGCTACACCCAGGCTGGTGCTGAGGTGTCGGCGTTGCTGGGTCGCTTGCCAAGTGCGGTGGGTTACCAGCCAAACTTGCAGCAAGAAATGGGTGCTCTGCAGGAGCGCATTACTTCGACGAAAAAGGGTTCGATTACCTCTGTTCAGGCGGTGTATGTGCCAGCCGACGACTTGACCGACCCAGCGCCAGCGACGACCTTCGCCCACCTGGATGCGACCATCGTGATGAACCGTGCTTTGACGGAAATTGGTATCTACCCAGCTGTTGATGTGTTGGACTCCAGCTCTAGTTCGCTCGACTCAGAAATCGTTGGCGAGGAGCACTACCGCGTAGCACGCGAAGTTCAGCGAGTGCTGCAGCAGTACAAAGAATTGCAGGACATTATCGCCATCCTTGGTATGGAAGAATTGTCAGACGACCAGAAGCAAATCGTTGCTCGGGCTCGCCGCATCCAGCGTTTCTTGGCGCAGCCATTCCACGTGGCCGAGAAATTTACTGGCAACCCTGGCGTGTACGTCAAGTTAGAGGACACCATCCGCGACGCAGCTGACATCTTGGCTGGTAAATACGATGACAAGCCAGAAAGCTGGTTCTACATGGTGCAAGGTACTTTGAGCGATCAAGTCGCCCGTGATGCCGAACGTGCAAAGCAACCAGAGGCAAAGAAGGATTAG